A single genomic interval of Candidatus Aegiribacteria sp. harbors:
- a CDS encoding YIP1 family protein — MNSLIEKVKELLTKPAEFLVKVKDEQTTLKELIMGYVIFLAAIPAIGNFIGYAVIGRSIYGHAIRYPLKYALPHAILWYAASVGLVIAVIFITQKLSTNFGGNGDINVAARAIVYSYTPAWVAGVFYIIPALSVIAMIAGFYSLYLLWISTDKVLDIPESKRMTFMIMLIIAVVAVGIFTGVIAGLALPNIPGF; from the coding sequence ATGAATTCCTTGATTGAAAAAGTTAAGGAACTCCTCACCAAACCTGCTGAATTCCTTGTTAAGGTAAAGGACGAACAGACTACCCTTAAGGAACTTATAATGGGGTATGTCATTTTCCTTGCAGCAATACCTGCTATCGGAAATTTTATAGGTTATGCAGTTATCGGAAGAAGTATCTACGGACATGCTATAAGATACCCTTTGAAGTATGCTCTTCCCCATGCTATTCTCTGGTATGCAGCGAGTGTAGGGCTTGTCATTGCAGTAATATTTATCACACAGAAGCTTTCAACTAACTTTGGCGGAAACGGAGACATCAACGTTGCCGCACGTGCTATTGTATACTCCTACACCCCTGCATGGGTTGCCGGAGTATTCTATATCATCCCTGCGCTTTCTGTAATTGCTATGATAGCAGGATTCTACAGCCTTTATCTTCTCTGGATATCCACTGATAAAGTTCTTGATATCCCCGAGAGCAAACGGATGACTTTCATGATTATGCTTATAATCGCCGTGGTTGCTGTAGGTATATTCACCGGAGTTATTGCGGGCCTCGCTCTTCCGAATATCCCTGGGTTCTAG